A portion of the Oxynema aestuarii AP17 genome contains these proteins:
- the ntcA gene encoding global nitrogen regulator NtcA: MTQDKPLAAVFRQMGTGTFPPIVETFERGKTIFFPGDPAERVYFLLKGAVKLSRVYEAGEEITVALLRENSVFGVLSLITGHRSDRFYHAVAFTPVELLSVPIEQVEKALKEDPDLSMVMLRGLSSRILQTEMMIETLAHRDMGSRLVSFLLILCRDFGIPSPDGITIDLKLSHQAIAEAIGSTRVTVTRLLGDLRQEKMISIHKKKITVHNPVALSQQFT; this comes from the coding sequence ATGACCCAGGACAAGCCTTTAGCTGCCGTCTTCCGACAAATGGGAACGGGGACCTTCCCGCCCATCGTCGAAACCTTCGAGCGCGGCAAGACGATCTTTTTCCCCGGGGATCCGGCGGAACGAGTTTACTTCTTACTCAAAGGTGCCGTCAAGCTCTCGCGGGTGTACGAAGCCGGAGAAGAAATCACCGTCGCCCTCTTGCGAGAAAACAGCGTCTTTGGCGTGCTGTCGTTAATCACGGGCCATCGTTCCGATCGCTTTTACCACGCCGTCGCCTTTACTCCGGTCGAACTGCTCTCGGTTCCCATCGAACAAGTCGAAAAAGCGCTCAAAGAAGACCCGGACTTATCGATGGTGATGCTGCGCGGTCTGTCTTCACGGATTTTGCAAACGGAAATGATGATCGAAACCTTGGCTCACCGGGATATGGGATCTCGCCTGGTGAGTTTTTTATTAATCTTATGCCGGGATTTCGGCATTCCCAGCCCGGACGGGATCACCATCGATCTGAAATTGTCCCACCAGGCGATCGCCGAAGCCATCGGTTCGACCCGGGTCACCGTCACCCGCTTACTCGGCGATCTCAGACAGGAAAAAATGATTTCGATTCACAAGAAAAAAATTACCGTTCACAATCCCGTGGCCTTGAGCCAACAATTTACATAA
- a CDS encoding DUF3084 domain-containing protein, whose product MTSAYVLILAVLVLGGLLATLGDRLGTKVGKARLSLFKLRPRQTATVVTIVTGIVIAASTLGILFTLSESLRVGVFRLDDKLKQLRQVSKSLTDVTNAKERVEAELAEAREEQIQAQQQLDAINQSLQSAIEKQTQTQARLQQTQTELQTTQSQLAEIETDYQQAKTQLSAIESKFERTQNQLQKVSQEAQIRRREVQNLENERSQLTQELEQVRFQIEQRDRELARTQGQLERQKQQLEVQELELLRQQIEVQRQELAITRQQQEIQAQTQQIDRQKQQISQQTQEIQQQKQEIQQQEANIASQKQLLGELAQQQAVLQREVQILERDFQLLREGTVALRRNQVLASGVVRVLKPEGAREAARQLLVEANRAALEMIQPGTPSENDWAIAIPEADLEQLIQSIDDGKDYVVRILSAANYLLGEKQVDVFADVVVNQAIFQKDEVVASASLSGEPISEKEIQERLDLLIAAANFRARRSGIVSDTIQIGDGSIARLIEFMKGLSPEKDNVVLQAIAAETAYTIGPLRIEWVVLENGEPVFRSE is encoded by the coding sequence ATGACTAGCGCCTACGTCCTGATTCTGGCCGTTTTAGTTTTGGGGGGATTGCTTGCTACTTTGGGCGATCGCCTCGGAACCAAGGTCGGTAAAGCTAGACTGTCCCTGTTTAAACTGCGTCCCCGACAAACGGCGACGGTCGTGACGATCGTTACGGGTATTGTCATTGCCGCTTCTACCCTCGGGATTCTGTTTACGTTGAGCGAATCGTTGCGCGTCGGTGTCTTTCGCCTCGATGACAAACTCAAACAATTGCGCCAAGTCAGTAAAAGTTTGACCGACGTCACCAACGCCAAAGAGCGCGTCGAAGCCGAACTCGCCGAAGCCCGAGAAGAGCAAATCCAAGCCCAACAACAACTCGACGCCATCAATCAGTCTTTGCAAAGCGCGATCGAAAAACAAACCCAAACCCAAGCCCGACTGCAGCAAACCCAAACCGAACTGCAAACCACCCAAAGTCAACTTGCCGAAATCGAAACCGACTACCAACAGGCGAAAACTCAACTCAGCGCGATCGAATCCAAATTCGAGCGTACCCAAAATCAGTTACAAAAAGTTTCTCAAGAAGCTCAAATTCGCCGTCGCGAAGTTCAAAACCTCGAAAATGAACGATCGCAACTGACTCAAGAACTCGAACAAGTCCGCTTTCAAATCGAACAGCGCGATCGCGAACTTGCCCGCACTCAAGGACAACTCGAACGTCAAAAACAACAGCTCGAAGTTCAAGAACTCGAACTCCTACGACAACAAATCGAAGTTCAACGTCAAGAACTCGCCATCACCCGTCAACAACAAGAAATTCAGGCACAAACTCAACAAATCGACCGCCAAAAACAACAAATCAGCCAACAAACTCAAGAAATTCAACAACAAAAACAAGAAATTCAACAACAAGAAGCTAATATTGCCAGTCAAAAACAACTGCTCGGAGAACTCGCCCAACAACAAGCCGTACTTCAACGGGAAGTGCAAATCCTCGAACGGGATTTTCAACTCCTGCGTGAAGGTACGGTCGCTTTACGCCGCAATCAGGTCTTAGCGTCTGGAGTGGTGCGCGTTTTGAAACCGGAAGGCGCCCGGGAAGCCGCCCGTCAGCTATTGGTAGAAGCCAATCGGGCGGCACTCGAAATGATTCAACCCGGAACTCCTTCCGAAAATGACTGGGCGATCGCCATTCCAGAAGCCGACCTCGAACAACTGATTCAAAGTATTGATGACGGTAAGGATTATGTGGTTCGCATTCTTTCGGCGGCGAATTATCTTTTAGGAGAAAAGCAAGTTGACGTGTTTGCCGATGTGGTCGTCAATCAGGCGATCTTTCAAAAAGATGAAGTGGTCGCGAGCGCTTCTTTATCCGGAGAGCCGATTTCTGAAAAAGAGATTCAAGAACGGCTCGATTTATTAATTGCTGCGGCCAATTTCCGGGCGCGGCGATCGGGCATTGTTTCCGATACGATTCAGATCGGCGATGGCAGTATTGCCCGTTTAATTGAATTTATGAAAGGGCTATCTCCAGAAAAAGATAATGTAGTTTTACAGGCGATCGCCGCCGAAACGGCTTACACGATCGGACCGCTCAGAATCGAATGGGTAGTCCTTGAAAATGGAGAGCCAGTTTTTAGGAGCGAGTAG
- a CDS encoding Holliday junction resolvase RuvX — MTPKLTANPAILGFDPGRLKCGIAVMGRDRTLLFHQVIPSEEAIATLESLREQFRSTLLVMGDRTTAKQWKAQIEAGLSSPIEIVMVDERYSTLEARDRYWEMYPPKGLTRLVPQGMRQPPRPIDDIVAILLIERYFSAS; from the coding sequence ATGACCCCCAAACTCACTGCCAACCCAGCTATTCTAGGATTCGACCCCGGACGACTCAAATGCGGGATTGCCGTGATGGGACGCGATCGCACCTTGCTCTTTCATCAAGTCATCCCCTCAGAAGAGGCGATCGCCACCCTGGAATCCCTGCGAGAACAATTCCGCTCGACCCTGCTCGTCATGGGCGATCGCACCACCGCCAAACAGTGGAAAGCGCAAATCGAAGCGGGACTCTCCAGCCCGATCGAGATCGTCATGGTAGACGAACGCTACTCCACCTTAGAAGCGCGCGATCGCTATTGGGAAATGTATCCCCCCAAAGGCTTGACCCGTCTCGTTCCTCAAGGAATGCGACAACCGCCGCGTCCCATCGACGATATCGTCGCTATTTTATTAATCGAACGCTACTTTTCAGCGTCCTAA
- a CDS encoding DUF3146 family protein, with protein sequence MSAKRLPQTTAHVRVTQHSWHRGTLEGEVSAGQFVWNFQWCFRLGKLAIEPSRGRALIQEPLGRFLERWDYKLEPGGDYSFTIRGKF encoded by the coding sequence GTGAGTGCAAAGCGTTTGCCGCAAACTACTGCCCACGTCCGAGTTACCCAGCATTCTTGGCATCGAGGCACCCTGGAAGGGGAGGTCAGTGCGGGACAGTTTGTCTGGAATTTCCAATGGTGTTTTCGCCTGGGAAAACTGGCGATCGAACCGTCCCGGGGAAGAGCGTTGATCCAAGAACCGCTCGGTCGTTTTTTAGAAAGATGGGACTACAAACTCGAACCGGGAGGAGATTATTCGTTTACCATTCGAGGCAAGTTTTAG
- the pth gene encoding aminoacyl-tRNA hydrolase: MTSTETAVNLIVPQLIVGLGNPEPKYEQTRHNVGFMAVDLLARSWQISCAEHRKFNGVFGEGFGPNRDKIRLLKPLTYMNRSGQSIRAVTDWYKLPPSSVLVVYDDMDLPVGRVRLRLSGSAGGHNGMKSTISHLGTQNFPRLRIGIGKPRSAATDSDTVSHVLGKFAPRENELISEVLYLVRDAIELSLKEGVEKAMSLYNGRSIVGSHS; encoded by the coding sequence ATGACTTCGACGGAAACCGCAGTGAATTTAATTGTCCCGCAGTTGATTGTCGGCTTGGGCAATCCCGAGCCGAAATACGAACAAACTCGCCATAATGTCGGTTTTATGGCGGTGGATTTGTTGGCCCGCTCCTGGCAGATTTCCTGTGCCGAACATCGCAAGTTTAACGGGGTATTTGGTGAGGGGTTCGGCCCGAATCGGGATAAAATTCGCCTGCTGAAACCTTTAACTTACATGAATCGTTCGGGACAGTCGATTCGAGCGGTGACGGATTGGTATAAGTTGCCGCCTTCTTCGGTGTTGGTGGTGTACGACGATATGGATTTACCCGTCGGACGAGTGCGGCTGAGACTGTCCGGTTCGGCGGGGGGACATAATGGCATGAAATCGACGATTTCGCATTTGGGAACCCAAAATTTCCCCCGCTTGCGGATCGGGATCGGCAAACCGCGATCGGCGGCCACCGATTCGGATACCGTTTCTCACGTCCTCGGGAAGTTTGCCCCCAGAGAAAATGAGTTGATTTCCGAGGTGCTTTACCTCGTGCGCGATGCGATAGAATTAAGCCTCAAAGAAGGCGTGGAAAAAGCCATGAGCCTTTATAACGGTCGCAGCATTGTCGGAAGTCACTCGTGA
- a CDS encoding pyridoxal phosphate-dependent aminotransferase: MQFAKRLERIPPYLFVEIDRKRAQLLARGVDIINLGVGDPDKPTPTAIREAMHEAIEDPATHNYPPYQGIREFREAAIAWMERRFGVGGLDPDREAIASIGSKEAIHNTFLAFVDPGDCTLIPDPGYPVYRTATLFAGGEPYAMPLKAENGFLPDLTAIPETVARRAKLLWVNYPNNPTGAVAPLAFFEKLVAFCRDYEILLCHDHAYSEVGYDGYRAPSVLQVPGAKEVAIEFHSLSKSYNMTGWRIGFVVGAAIGIKGLSQVKSNVDSGAFKAIQRAAIAAFSTPEAEVQAVMSVYQQRRDFIVAGLQELGWPLAAPQATLYVWAAVPPGYTSSEFANLLLDRCGIVVPPGNGYGAAGEGFFRIALTVSQERMAAALDRMKAAGIRYERSLKSSG; encoded by the coding sequence ATGCAATTTGCCAAGCGTTTAGAAAGAATTCCCCCGTATTTATTTGTCGAGATTGACCGCAAACGAGCGCAGTTACTGGCCCGAGGGGTAGATATTATTAATTTGGGGGTGGGCGATCCCGACAAACCGACGCCGACTGCAATTCGAGAGGCGATGCACGAGGCGATCGAAGATCCGGCGACGCACAACTATCCCCCCTATCAAGGGATCCGCGAGTTTCGCGAAGCGGCGATCGCCTGGATGGAACGCCGATTTGGGGTCGGCGGACTCGATCCGGACCGAGAAGCGATCGCCTCGATCGGCTCGAAGGAAGCAATTCATAATACGTTTTTGGCCTTTGTGGATCCGGGCGATTGCACCTTGATTCCGGATCCGGGTTATCCAGTCTATCGGACCGCAACGTTATTTGCCGGAGGCGAACCCTACGCGATGCCTCTGAAAGCGGAAAATGGATTTTTGCCGGATTTGACCGCGATTCCCGAAACCGTGGCCAGACGGGCTAAATTACTGTGGGTGAATTATCCGAACAATCCCACGGGAGCCGTGGCGCCGTTGGCGTTTTTCGAGAAATTGGTGGCGTTCTGCCGGGATTACGAGATTTTACTGTGCCACGATCACGCTTATTCGGAAGTGGGTTATGACGGGTATCGGGCGCCGAGCGTGCTACAGGTGCCGGGGGCGAAAGAGGTAGCGATCGAGTTTCACAGTTTGTCGAAATCGTACAACATGACGGGCTGGCGGATCGGCTTCGTGGTGGGCGCGGCGATCGGCATTAAGGGCTTGAGTCAGGTTAAAAGTAATGTGGATTCGGGGGCGTTTAAGGCGATCCAACGGGCGGCGATCGCCGCGTTTTCAACGCCGGAAGCCGAGGTACAAGCGGTGATGTCAGTTTACCAACAACGCCGGGATTTTATCGTGGCCGGACTGCAAGAGTTGGGATGGCCCCTCGCGGCACCTCAAGCGACGCTCTACGTTTGGGCTGCAGTTCCTCCCGGTTATACCTCTAGCGAATTTGCCAACCTGTTACTGGATCGCTGCGGGATCGTGGTGCCGCCGGGGAACGGTTACGGCGCGGCGGGAGAGGGCTTTTTCCGGATTGCCCTGACTGTGAGCCAAGAGCGCATGGCTGCAGCGCTCGATCGCATGAAAGCGGCGGGGATTCGTTACGAGCGATCGCTAAAATCGTCGGGATAA
- a CDS encoding STAS domain-containing protein: protein MLTAVAIPQVSVLELNGHLNAANAGELQSRLTEAVASSTHESVLVDMENVDSLDSAGLMALVSALTLAQKLNRRFSLCGVAPAIAIIFELTQLDRVFEIFENRASFEASLA from the coding sequence ATGCTTACTGCTGTTGCCATTCCTCAAGTTAGTGTTCTCGAACTCAACGGTCATCTGAATGCGGCCAATGCCGGAGAACTTCAAAGCCGTCTGACGGAAGCCGTTGCCTCTTCCACTCACGAGAGCGTGTTGGTCGATATGGAAAATGTCGATTCCCTCGACAGTGCGGGGTTAATGGCATTGGTTTCCGCGCTGACCTTGGCGCAAAAACTCAATCGCAGATTTAGCTTGTGTGGCGTAGCCCCGGCGATCGCGATTATTTTTGAACTGACCCAACTCGATCGGGTTTTCGAGATTTTTGAAAATCGTGCATCTTTTGAAGCGTCTCTTGCCTAA
- a CDS encoding TIGR03960 family B12-binding radical SAM protein, with protein MAVAVEQLLTPDILQPARYLGNELGAVHKPWDSAAVRWVLTYPEVYEVGASNLGHIILYNILNTQPRQLCDRAYLSAPDLAQKLRDTQTPLFAVESRRALTDFDLLGFSLSYELGATNILEMLSLAQIPLTWERRRQDEAWNVENGSWPLIFAGGQTATSNPEPYADFFDFIVLGDGEELLPEIGLVLEEGKAAGLTREALLLDLAQVPGVYVPQFYDMAPDGSVHPNRKDVPARVLRRVADPIPAYSIGLVPYIQTVHDRLTMEIRRGCTRGCRFCQPGMLTRPARDVEPETVVDAIEAGMRATGYNEFSLLSLSCSDYLALPAVGMEIKNRLQNQNISLSLPSQRVDRFDENIANIIGGTRKSGLTFAPEAGTQRMRDIINKGLSNEELLRGVKTAWEQGWDKVKLYFMIGLPGETDADVLGIAETVHWLQQECRGQGRRRLSVNLTISNFTPKPHTPFQWHSVSTAEFLRKQELLRGEFRRMRGVKANFTDVRISAMEDFVGRGDRRLSAVVRRAWELGAGMDSWWENLDRAFEAWEKAIAEAGLTWKYARVERGEWNVMETGEATSSADLDAPLPWDHLDTGIDKNWLKADLQRALEAATVPDCSFEGCSHCGVCGVDFGHNVVVEPPQIPAFSGHFQPSTTRAMRLRVWLGKHGDLALVSHLDLLRLFDRAVRRAGLPIAFTGGYHPGPRISPANALTLGATSSGEIVDFELTEAIEPERFRAELAAQLPSEIPIYRVEEVDVKSPSATQLLERAEYLLTLSWVPSPEGGEPPKGEQWRQWCDRILDAEELWWETTTKKGKVKQINLRDRLFELELVEVADDSPTAVVRYLGTCRNDGNLLRPSHVVALFEQVGDGEIQLVRTHRQQLILDGGQG; from the coding sequence GTGGCAGTCGCAGTAGAACAACTCCTAACCCCAGACATTTTACAACCCGCTCGTTACCTCGGAAACGAACTGGGCGCCGTCCACAAACCCTGGGACAGCGCCGCCGTTCGTTGGGTTCTCACCTATCCCGAAGTGTACGAAGTCGGAGCCTCCAACTTGGGGCATATCATTCTTTACAACATCCTCAACACCCAACCGCGCCAACTGTGCGATCGCGCCTACCTGAGCGCCCCGGACTTGGCGCAAAAGCTACGGGACACCCAAACCCCCCTGTTTGCCGTCGAATCCCGACGCGCCCTCACCGACTTCGACCTGCTCGGCTTCAGTCTCAGTTACGAACTCGGGGCGACCAATATTTTAGAAATGTTGTCCCTGGCTCAAATTCCCCTGACCTGGGAACGACGCCGCCAAGATGAAGCCTGGAACGTCGAAAACGGCAGTTGGCCGCTTATTTTTGCCGGAGGTCAAACCGCTACCTCCAATCCCGAACCTTACGCCGACTTTTTCGACTTTATCGTTCTCGGCGACGGCGAAGAACTGTTACCCGAAATCGGACTCGTCCTCGAAGAAGGGAAAGCCGCCGGACTGACCCGCGAAGCTCTCTTGCTCGATTTAGCCCAAGTTCCGGGGGTCTACGTTCCCCAGTTTTACGACATGGCGCCCGACGGTTCCGTACATCCCAACCGCAAGGACGTTCCGGCGCGGGTGCTGCGGCGCGTCGCCGACCCGATTCCGGCGTATTCGATCGGTTTGGTACCTTATATTCAAACCGTTCACGATCGCCTGACGATGGAAATCCGGCGCGGTTGTACCCGGGGCTGTCGTTTTTGCCAGCCGGGAATGCTGACCCGACCCGCGCGCGACGTGGAACCGGAAACCGTGGTAGACGCGATCGAAGCAGGAATGCGGGCGACGGGATATAACGAGTTTTCCTTATTATCCCTGAGTTGTTCCGACTACCTGGCGCTTCCCGCCGTGGGGATGGAGATTAAAAATCGGCTCCAAAATCAGAATATTTCCCTGTCCCTCCCGAGTCAGCGCGTGGACCGCTTCGACGAGAATATCGCCAATATTATCGGCGGAACGCGCAAAAGCGGTCTGACCTTCGCCCCGGAAGCGGGAACCCAACGGATGCGCGACATCATTAATAAAGGGTTGAGTAATGAAGAGTTGCTACGCGGGGTGAAAACCGCCTGGGAACAGGGCTGGGATAAGGTGAAGTTGTATTTCATGATCGGGTTGCCCGGGGAAACCGATGCGGACGTACTCGGGATTGCCGAAACGGTTCACTGGCTGCAGCAAGAATGTCGCGGGCAAGGACGCAGGCGGTTGTCGGTGAATTTGACGATTTCTAATTTTACGCCGAAACCGCACACGCCGTTTCAGTGGCATTCGGTCTCGACGGCGGAGTTTTTGCGCAAGCAAGAGTTATTGCGAGGGGAATTTCGCCGGATGCGCGGGGTGAAGGCGAACTTTACCGACGTGCGGATTTCGGCGATGGAGGATTTTGTCGGACGGGGCGATCGCCGTTTGAGTGCGGTGGTGCGTCGGGCGTGGGAACTCGGCGCCGGGATGGACTCGTGGTGGGAAAATCTCGATCGCGCCTTTGAAGCCTGGGAGAAGGCGATCGCCGAAGCCGGACTGACGTGGAAATATGCCCGAGTCGAACGAGGCGAATGGAACGTCATGGAAACCGGGGAAGCCACGAGTAGCGCCGATCTCGACGCGCCGTTACCTTGGGATCACCTGGATACGGGGATCGATAAAAATTGGCTCAAAGCCGACCTCCAGCGTGCCTTAGAAGCGGCGACGGTTCCGGATTGCTCCTTTGAGGGCTGTTCTCACTGCGGGGTCTGCGGGGTCGATTTCGGTCACAACGTGGTGGTCGAACCGCCCCAGATTCCGGCCTTTTCCGGGCATTTTCAACCCTCTACGACCCGGGCGATGCGGCTGCGGGTCTGGTTGGGCAAACACGGCGATCTGGCGTTGGTGAGTCATTTGGATTTATTGCGATTGTTCGATCGCGCCGTCCGGCGGGCGGGTTTGCCGATCGCCTTTACCGGAGGGTACCATCCCGGTCCGCGTATTTCTCCGGCGAATGCCTTGACATTGGGGGCGACGTCGAGCGGCGAGATTGTCGATTTCGAGCTGACCGAGGCGATCGAACCCGAGCGCTTCCGGGCCGAGTTAGCCGCACAATTGCCGTCGGAGATTCCGATTTATCGCGTCGAGGAGGTCGATGTTAAATCGCCGTCGGCGACGCAGCTTTTAGAGCGGGCCGAATACCTGCTGACCTTAAGTTGGGTGCCGTCGCCAGAGGGAGGCGAACCCCCGAAGGGGGAACAATGGCGGCAGTGGTGCGATCGCATTCTCGACGCCGAGGAATTGTGGTGGGAAACCACCACGAAAAAAGGTAAAGTGAAGCAGATTAACCTGCGCGATCGCCTCTTCGAGTTGGAACTCGTCGAGGTGGCCGACGACTCTCCCACGGCGGTCGTCCGCTATCTCGGCACTTGCCGCAACGACGGCAATCTCCTGCGCCCCAGTCACGTAGTCGCCCTATTCGAGCAAGTCGGCGATGGCGAAATTCAATTGGTTCGCACCCACCGCCAGCAGCTCATCCTCGATGGAGGGCAAGGCTAG
- a CDS encoding RNA-guided endonuclease InsQ/TnpB family protein — protein sequence MLTMNYTYRIDPDATQQVELLEWMEACRGVYNYALRELKDWMASRQCPADRCSLEKEYIISANEPFPSSPRQQNNLPKAEKQFPHLGKVHSQVLQTTIRRLHDTWEAFQKRGHEFPRFKKFGQFKSFVFDPGLEQFLTASDGSFEESPQCFKSMQSKLKLLQRRAARKRKGSKNWEKAQLAVARAYHWIANRRQDFHLKRAHKLCDRAQTFFAEDLNTKGSTRGMLGKDGVDAAFGQCLSLAEWACWKGGIYFAKVDPNSPSQTCPNYFAVVSKGLEVREHHCPECGYRTDRDPPPASLRERAVAEMVLHRGLEQVSSQGLWRNESARQVGLSGVDDLDKWRTAQIPNREIGKPALYL from the coding sequence ATGCTGACCATGAACTACACCTACCGAATCGATCCAGACGCCACCCAGCAGGTTGAACTGTTGGAGTGGATGGAGGCGTGCCGAGGGGTATATAACTATGCCTTGCGCGAACTCAAGGATTGGATGGCTTCGCGTCAGTGTCCGGCAGACCGATGTTCTCTGGAAAAGGAATACATTATTTCCGCCAATGAGCCGTTCCCGTCCTCCCCTCGTCAGCAAAACAACCTACCCAAAGCGGAGAAGCAATTCCCGCATTTAGGCAAGGTGCATTCTCAGGTTTTGCAGACGACGATTCGCAGGTTGCACGATACCTGGGAAGCATTTCAGAAGCGTGGGCATGAATTCCCACGTTTCAAAAAGTTCGGTCAATTCAAATCCTTTGTCTTCGACCCAGGTTTGGAGCAATTCTTGACGGCATCCGATGGCAGCTTTGAGGAGTCTCCCCAATGTTTCAAGTCGATGCAAAGTAAGCTGAAATTGCTGCAACGCAGAGCGGCGAGAAAACGGAAGGGTTCTAAAAACTGGGAGAAAGCTCAACTCGCCGTCGCTAGAGCGTACCATTGGATTGCAAATCGTCGCCAAGACTTTCATCTGAAAAGGGCTCACAAGCTTTGCGATCGGGCGCAAACCTTCTTTGCAGAAGACCTCAATACCAAAGGGTCAACCCGAGGGATGCTGGGAAAAGATGGTGTGGATGCTGCCTTCGGGCAATGCTTGTCTCTGGCGGAATGGGCATGTTGGAAAGGGGGGATCTATTTTGCTAAGGTCGATCCCAACAGTCCTAGCCAAACCTGCCCTAACTACTTTGCTGTTGTCAGCAAGGGGTTGGAAGTCAGAGAACATCATTGCCCTGAGTGTGGGTATCGAACCGATCGCGATCCGCCTCCGGCGTCGCTACGCGAACGGGCTGTAGCAGAGATGGTTTTGCATCGTGGACTCGAACAAGTCAGTAGCCAGGGACTCTGGCGAAACGAAAGTGCCCGTCAAGTCGGTCTGTCGGGGGTCGATGACCTAGACAAGTGGCGCACGGCCCAAATACCCAATCGCGAGATTGGGAAGCCCGCGCTGTACCTGTAG